Below is a window of Prunus dulcis unplaced genomic scaffold, ALMONDv2, whole genome shotgun sequence DNA.
ATTCGGAGCACTTTAGATATTGTGAATTGGGCTAAGTTGAAACAAAATCTATCTTGAGTGTTGTGTGGTTAGGATGAAGTTGAGAAACAGTGAGAGAATGAGTAGTTACATGTTGGCCAACCTATCTGTTGCAGACAGATTGAGCCGAAAACATGGAGACCCCTTGCTCTCTAACTTGTGGACATTAGCGATCTTTAAAAGTTGAGAAAGATAGGTGAAATCTAATACTAGAGTTAGTATTAGAGTAGTCAAACATGTGTAAGTCATTTCTCTCTAGCCAACTTAGATGATGCTAAAAGATAATTAGTTTCATTTCTGTTAATAGGGATGGGCAATGGGTTACCCTTGAGGTGGTGGTGATAGTGGTGGTGGTTTTGGTAGTAATGGTGATGGTGGTTGATACTCGTTGCCTATCCCTATCTGTTAACTTCTTAGTGTGTTATTACATCTTTGAAAATGGCATTGcttgattttaaaattatcATGCTTTAGCTGCTTTTCTAGTGCAATGATATCACTTTAGCAGTTTCGGCTATGCTTGAAAGGGAAATTAACCTAccaatttaatgaaaatactTTAGCTTGAGTGGTTTGATCCAATATAACcttattgttaaatttttgGAAGCCCGGTATTTGGTGATTGTACAATTTGTAATTGCTATGCATCTTAATGATGATCTCCCCTCCCCTAGACCCCTTATTGTGAGAGGTGAGGTTGAGGAGGGTGAGTTAAAGTATAATACGGGTTAGATATGTGACCAAAAAAGCCATAAGAAATGTCCGTCCTTCATTCACATGTTAATCTTCCTTGTGGCCATGTCAAAATTCAACACTATATTTGTTCCCTTTTGTTCATAGGGTCTCTCCTTCCTTGCCATCCTCTGTCACTGACTCATGGAACATGTGAGTTCTCTATCAAATACAGCAATTGACTTGTTTGCTTCATTTCTTATGGTTTTTAGGTGGGAAATTATCCCTGATTGGACACTCAGCAGGAGGATGGCTTGCACGTCTCTACATTGAAGAAATTGGGCTGTCCGATATATCCTTGTTGTTGACTCTTGGAACCCCCCACCTGTAGGTCATCAAACTTTTTCATGTTAATTTCTTGCTGATGACTCTTGGATCTCTTTTACTTATGTGAATCAACGTTTATCATATCTGAGGGCTGTTTGGTGATGACATGACATGTCTAGTAACTTTTGTTATTCCATATTCCATTTGAAAAGCTTACTTCTTCAAACTTCATTAGGAGAATAACTGACACCTATATTTTGTTCAGGCCACCACCAAAAGGTGTGTCGGGGGTTATTGATCAAACAAGAGGTCTCCTGGATTACGTTGATAAGAATTGCTCAAAAGCTGTTTACACTCCTGAAGTGAAATATGTATGTATAGCAGGGAGGTAAAACTCATAATTTGattctgttttttgttcttactcTATATTGCTTCTGTTATTATTTGAAGTATTTACTTTATGCagacatttttatttatttgaataaattaataggTGTGAAATTCTTGTTGTATTTTCAATTCTGAGTTCAGTTATATTGCTAACGTGCATCAAGAAGGTTACTTGCAACACTATAAAATGGATGTAGTAAACAGTAGATATGTTGAACAGGACACCACACCACATccatatatgaaattaacaaagaAGCATCAGAAGAGCTTGACATTAATAGACCCCACAGATATTATATAATACCATACTCTAGCAAATATAAGTGTGAAATCCTATAATCTAAATGAGTTATGTATACGGAAACTGCAGGTATCTCCAAGGTGCTCGTTTGTTTGGGAACTCAAATGAAAGTATTGATTCTGCACTTCCAATAGCGAGTGTAGAACCTTCATCAGAGGTTGCTGTCATAAATGATATGAGCACTTCAACATCAACCACAACCACCTTGCGTGCTCGCTTTGTCGGGCAAGGGTACAAGCAGGTAAAACCCCAACTGTCTCAGCAGTATAAACAGTTACTTCCAGTCAAAATAAACTTATCATTGTCACTTGAGAGTTCAATTCAATTTCTATGAGATTTTATTATAGTTATGTTTCCTGGTGTTATGTGCTGTCATATCTTTTAAGCCGGATGCCATAGTTGCAGACCGAATTCTGACAATGAGACTAGCATGTATTTCAGGTTTGTGGGCAGGCAGATGTTTGGGGAGATGGGGTTGTGCCAGAAGTATCAGCCCATCTTGAGGGTGCACTCAATATTAGCTTAGATGGTGTTTACCACTCACCAGTTGGTTCAGATGATATCTTGAGACCATGGTATGGGTCTCCTGCTATTGTAGAGCAATGGATACATCACCTCCTAACCTAATGATTTCCGACTTCTAAGGTACtgtaaagaaaagaataatttaTTCGATGCCATAGTAATTTGTCAACTGCCCATtcataagaattttttttatgtcgTGCCAAGTTATAAACTGTAATCTTTTTTCGAATATTTTGCATTCTTCTAGTTCtttgtttgtaattaattataattttatttgacttGGACAAGCAGAAGAACTCATAATACTGTTGGAAGATGTATTGATCATGCAATTTGACTTGAAACCTGTTCTTTATCATCATTGGGAATTTTAATCATCTGCACTGTAATCCAATTGCACAAGTCTTGTTCTGCCTCTGAAAGTCAAATTATCTTTCTATCATCCCCAGTCCCAGCTACTGCCTGTGTACATTTGTGCATGCAAGTGATGGTATTCTTTCTTGCTAATGGTGGAGGATAGTCAGCTTAGTCCCTGCTTACTTTTGCCTTAATCCGCCACGACTACTCGTGTAACGGCGAAGAGTGGCGGGGAGTTTTGGGGGAATTTCGGCGTGGGTTTTTGTGGAAAGCAACCTCattaggtttttatttttaatttttatacaagcaatattgcCAGAGATTAGAATGGAATCCAAATGTTGTTAACCACTCCTTAGGTTTTAGATGGATTAAGATGTGTCCCTATTAGGTGTAGGTCAAATCAAAACGGTCAAACTGAACAAGTGCGTTGACCGCATAGTGAAGTCAATGCAATCCACGGCAATAAGATGCACCTTGTGTTATTAAATCATGCACACATTTTATCAAGGATAAGAATAGCACCTACAATAACACGGTCATTAAATCGAACCCACGACGCCATAATTAACAATGAGATATTACCAACTATTCTACTGAGACAGTGATGAAATATattgccctttttcttttgcaaaaGTTAGGAAAGAGGACAACTCACACACCTAGGGGCTGTCCTCCCATCCTTTACACTACGATCTGCCAACCTCTTTTGATAAAATTTTAAGAGGGAGAAATTAAGATCAATGATATGTTATTCACCACAGCTAAAAGCAACAGTGAAACTGAAATAAGAGAAAATGATCTACATAAAAGTCATTTCATGATCCTAAGTACTTTTTAcacatccaaaaccaaaaggcaTTCCAGCTAAAATTCAATCATCAAACCCCAAGCCTGCATAATATGGTCTCAAACATAAGTGTGAAACTTACACCATCTCCAAATGgatttgctttttcttttttaaacaGGGGTTAGGGACATCGATTCAAAGCAAAATGCGTCAATTAGAGATTGAATGAGCATTCATTCAGTCTTCACAAAGTGGCGCGAAAGAAGCTTCCCAATTTCCAAAAAGCCGACTTTTTCCTTCCCTTCAAAAATTGCCTTGAGCTTGTCATCACAGTGGATCTCCCTCTTATTAGCAGGATTCTGCAGGCAGAGAAAAGCATACATATTTGATTAATACCACTCAACTCGACTTCATATGTCAATTACAAGTATTTAACTATTTCGTGGTGAATAACACACAGCACGTGCAAGATTCATATTAGAAACAACCACTAGATAAAGACATAAGGATGCGCATCCCTGCTGTACTTTCCTAAACAACAACAGAATAAGTAGCAATCACACCTTTGGAGtagacaaaacaaaacccttaCGATTACAAAATCCTAGACCAACTGGCTTTACAGGCAAACTCAACCCACAGATATGCAGGGGCGAGACTGATTTGAATTTCATGGACAGCTTCAAACCTAAACATTTCTATCCCTTTGATGAGACATTGTTCCAAGTACTAAGGCCACTGGGCCGCACCTTGCCATCTGCATCTAGTTTGTCAggtcaaaagaaaaatcatgtgTTGTTCCATGCAACTCAAACATTTAAAAGTCTTCCAACCTTTTTGCTAATTGCCAGTGTTTACACTGTTGCTTCTTCATATCGTCTATGCTCATTCCTTTGGAGATCAGAATTTTGTATAGCAAAATTTACTTTATCCCCCAGCAGAAATGCTTatgtcaacaaaaaaagaccTAACATAACATTTCTTAGCTGTAATAGCTACTCACTATACGTCAAGCTTGTTAAAACATTGCACCCCTCTAACTTAATGGACAACTACCTAATTGCAAACAAAAGGCATTCTCAAAAAGGATGTGATAACATGCtgatgaaaaagaaacatacaTTAAAACATCAAATGGAATCCAAAGTGACTACTGAGAACCGTGAATTATCCAAACTGTACATCAAAGTTAAAGATCAAGAACCCATATTCCGTCAACATATAcataaaacaatgaaaatttgaaaaggtGATCTTAATGGTTATACATATAAGATATGTATATCAGATGCGAACTACATGAGCCAACATAATATGAGTCTACGTGATGTGGAGGGCAATGCATATATTGGGATGAGTACTTGACATGACCCCTGGAACAGTCTATAACCCAGCCACACTAAGCTAGTTTAAAGGCAACCAGTAGCTATAGAAATACAGAGCAGTAACTCTGTTAACATAAGAAAACGCAGCTTGTTTAAACATGGAAAGCTTCATCCAAAGCAGAAACAACCTGTTTGGCTTTAATCAACTtcgaaaataataaaatgataagaaaatagataaataacTTTATCATAAGTAAATCTGCATTGAGCCAAGCTCCCATCAGCTAAGTCAGACTGAGGTGTCCAGATATCCCCTTGTTTGCAACAGACAACagcttcttcatttttttttttctttttttttctttttttgcaatttagagcttagggtttagggcttgGTTACCTTTCTATTCTCTTTCATTTCCCAAATATATTCTTGTAGTTTATaaagaaatttgaagcaaAACCCATAAATAACGAAAAACATAGCATTTTATTGGAACCCACTAGCAAAAAccacaaaaaggaaaggagtGATGAGGACCTGCAGGTTGTGGAGCTTGATGTGGGCCCAGATCTGCTTGACGGCCTCAGCGCGAGAGGACTCAGAGGCGCCAAGGAAGCTACCAAGAGCTGGTGAGATCGGCGTTGGCTTCATAATCCCGAGGCTCCTGTTagggattttgggtttggtcgaGTCAGCTGCTGCCTTGGGCTTGGCCTTGGCCTTGGCCTTTGGCTTTGGTTCGGCAGCAGTGGCGGCCTTTGAGGCAGAAACAGCAGCTCCAGCAGTGGAGCTGGAGGATCTGGCCGGTGCCATGAGAGCCCTGCATCCTCTGAAAACCCTAAACACATTGGAAGACGACATTGTTctcagcctctctctctctcacacacccAAGTCACTGCAACACAATTTTCTACgctctactctctctctctttgatcTCTGTGCCCTAATATTTAGAAGACCCACTTCTGCCTATTTTCAAACGCTTCCTCTCCCCCTCTCCTCCTAttagcttcttttttcttttctttttttgtggaaaattAAATATCCAATAAAccattggatttttattttattttgatgctTGTTGATTGTACTTGTTGGGCTTGGGCCTAGCCATGCAGGCTTGCAGGATCCAACTCAGAATATACAAGagaaatggaaaatttgaGTAACTTATAAACTACTAtaatttcccaaaattaaTATTAGGGAAATATACAAAACACTCGCCTAGAATATGGGTGGATTTTACTTTACTATCCAAATTTTAAAGAgttgcaatttttttaatatttaaaatcaaattcaatataaggaaaataaaaataaagtcttACAAGAGTGCACTCCCGACCAAAGCCACCAAGGGTAAATGAGGCAAATATGAAATGTGGTTAAGGAAGTCTAAGTCAATTCTCTCCATAGTAAGGGTTGATGCGTTTTAGATTGGATCGGTTTACTCAAATTTCTGGAGTTTGGTTCGATTTAATTTTGACAAAGACCACACTAGAAACTTAATCAAACTGCTGTGTTCGGCTAGTTTTGGCCTAAgcccaatattttttta
It encodes the following:
- the LOC117612613 gene encoding uncharacterized protein LOC117612613; amino-acid sequence: MPLSNGVGMGMAMLLSPLKPLAFCSSAFSQDPSTSSSYRPAVVLPGLGNNSADYQKLELTLSEYGVATVVAKVSRLDWLRNAAGLVDPNYWRGTLSPRPVLDWYLKRVDEAVQEAKELAQGGKLSLIGHSAGGWLARLYIEEIGLSDISLLLTLGTPHLPPPKGVSGVIDQTRGLLDYVDKNCSKAVYTPEVKYVCIAGRYLQGARLFGNSNESIDSALPIASVEPSSEVAVINDMSTSTSTTTTLRARFVGQGYKQVCGQADVWGDGVVPEVSAHLEGALNISLDGVYHSPVGSDDILRPWYGSPAIVEQWIHHLLT
- the LOC117612615 gene encoding upstream activation factor subunit spp27-like, with protein sequence MSSSNVFRVFRGCRALMAPARSSSSTAGAAVSASKAATAAEPKPKAKAKAKPKAAADSTKPKIPNRSLGIMKPTPISPALGSFLGASESSRAEAVKQIWAHIKLHNLQNPANKREIHCDDKLKAIFEGKEKVGFLEIGKLLSRHFVKTE